The sequence CCCGCACCCGGCCCCCAGATCCCAGACCGTGTCCTCGGGGCCGAGACGCAAACGGGCCAGACCTACGGCCCTCACCGGGGCCTTGGTCATGGGCCGGCCCCGGGAAACGATATCCTTATCGCGCAGGCCCGGCACCAGACGACAAGGTGGTTCCATGGTCCGCTCCAGGAGGATGAACCACGGCCCGGGCAGTTCGAGCCCCGTGGCCTGGGCCAGCTCCACGCATGCCCGGCCCTCGTTGGAAGCGTTCAGACGGGCAAAGACGTGCATCCGCCAGCCGGTGACGCCGCGTTCCAGCGCCCGAGCCGCCACTTGGGCCGGAGCGCTCATTTTGTCCGTGTACAGTCCTACCCATGGGTGATGGGTCATGGCCGCCCAGAGGGGCGACCAGTCGGACCGACCGTGCAGGGAGACTGTCGGAACCCCGGCCCAGGGCAGGCCCAGCCTGGCCGCGGCCTCCTGGAGGCAGGTCGGACCCGGACGGAACACGGCCTCGGGAAAGCGGTCCTTGAGCCTTGGGCCGATGCCGAAGAACAGGGGGTCGCCGTCGGCCAGGACCAGAACGTTCCGGCCGGCCTTCAGACGCTCACCCACGGCTGCGATCCAGGCGGCCAGCGGCGCGGCAATGGGCAGACGCTCGCCCTCGAACCATGAGGCCCGGTCGAGCAGTTCCCGGCCCCCGGCCAGGACCTGGGCCTCGCGGGCCTCGTCCGGCATCGGGATCTCGCCCCCACCGATGCCCACGCCCAGAACGGTCAGGCGACCTGTCATCGGTCCACGCCCACCTCGATTCCAATGGCCGGGTCGTAGAAATTGAGTCCGGTCTCGCCGATTTTCCGGGACCTGGCCCGGACGAATCCGAGGTGTTCCCCGCGGTCATGCTCCAGGGCCTCGGCATCCGAGGGGAACAGGGCCTTGCCGGAGGTCTCCAAGGCCCGCTCGAAATCGCGCCACAACCGCCAGCCGTCCGGGAGGGTGTCCA is a genomic window of Deltaproteobacteria bacterium containing:
- the cbiT gene encoding precorrin-6Y C5,15-methyltransferase (decarboxylating) subunit CbiT; its protein translation is MTGRLTVLGVGIGGGEIPMPDEAREAQVLAGGRELLDRASWFEGERLPIAAPLAAWIAAVGERLKAGRNVLVLADGDPLFFGIGPRLKDRFPEAVFRPGPTCLQEAAARLGLPWAGVPTVSLHGRSDWSPLWAAMTHHPWVGLYTDKMSAPAQVAARALERGVTGWRMHVFARLNASNEGRACVELAQATGLELPGPWFILLERTMEPPCRLVPGLRDKDIVSRGRPMTKAPVRAVGLARLRLGPEDTVWDLGAGCGSVSLEASAILPRGRVMAVERDPGRAAIIAENRARFGAWMMEVVQAEASGVLKELSVPDAVFVGGGIRTPGLLEGVVQALRPGGRVVVHAVLLESMHTAMRILTGLGLEPELL